One Mycolicibacterium goodii genomic region harbors:
- the lerK gene encoding L-erythrulose 1-kinase, with protein sequence MTYLLNSPDDFADQAVRGLVAANPDLLTEVPGGVVRSTETPKGQPALVIGGGSGHYPAFAGWVGPGMGHGAPCGNIFSSPSATEVYSVVRNAENGGGVILGFGNYAGDVLHFGLAAEKLRHEGIDVRIVTVSDDIASNSPQNHRDRRGVAGDLPVFKIAGAAIEAGANLDEAERVAWKANDATRSFGVAFEGCTLPGADEPLFHVEKGWMGVGLGIHGEPGVRDNRLGTAAEVADMLFDEVTAEEPPRGENGYDGRVAVILNGLGTVKYEELFVVYGRIAERLAEQGFTVVRPEVGEFVTSLDMAGVSLTMVFLDDELERLWTAPVETPAYRRGAMPTVDRTPRTAIWDAAETNIPQSTEDSRDCARNIVAVLETLHQVCADNEGELGRIDAVAGDGDHGQGMTFGSRGAAQAARRAVDQNAGARTTLLLAGQAWADAAGGTSGALWGAALTSAGGVFTDTDGAGDQTIVDAICAGIDAVLRLGGAQPGDKTMVDAAVPFRDALRASFDTQAGPAIASAAKVAREAAEKTADIAARLGRARVLGEKSVGTPDPGALSFALLMKALGEHLTQ encoded by the coding sequence GTGACGTACCTCCTGAACTCCCCGGACGACTTCGCCGACCAGGCGGTCCGGGGCCTCGTGGCCGCCAACCCCGACCTCCTCACCGAGGTTCCCGGCGGTGTCGTCCGGTCGACCGAGACCCCGAAGGGCCAACCCGCCCTGGTGATCGGTGGGGGCTCAGGCCACTACCCGGCCTTCGCCGGATGGGTCGGACCCGGCATGGGGCACGGCGCACCGTGCGGCAACATCTTCTCGTCGCCATCGGCGACCGAGGTCTACTCCGTGGTGCGCAACGCCGAGAACGGCGGCGGCGTCATCCTCGGATTCGGCAACTACGCCGGTGACGTCCTGCACTTCGGTCTCGCCGCAGAGAAGTTGCGGCACGAGGGCATCGACGTGCGCATCGTCACCGTCAGCGACGACATCGCCTCCAACAGTCCGCAGAACCACCGCGACCGACGCGGCGTCGCCGGCGACCTGCCGGTGTTCAAGATCGCCGGTGCCGCAATCGAAGCCGGCGCAAACCTCGACGAAGCCGAGCGGGTGGCCTGGAAGGCCAACGATGCGACCCGCTCGTTCGGCGTGGCATTCGAGGGCTGCACCCTGCCCGGCGCAGATGAGCCGCTGTTCCACGTCGAAAAAGGCTGGATGGGCGTGGGGCTGGGGATCCACGGCGAGCCGGGCGTGCGGGACAACCGTCTCGGCACCGCGGCCGAGGTCGCGGACATGCTGTTCGACGAAGTGACGGCCGAGGAGCCTCCCCGCGGCGAGAACGGGTACGACGGCCGCGTGGCGGTGATCCTCAACGGTCTCGGCACGGTGAAATACGAAGAGCTCTTCGTCGTGTACGGACGCATCGCCGAACGCCTTGCCGAGCAAGGGTTCACCGTCGTACGCCCAGAGGTCGGTGAATTCGTCACCAGCCTGGACATGGCCGGTGTGTCGTTGACCATGGTGTTCCTCGACGACGAACTCGAACGGTTGTGGACCGCACCGGTGGAGACGCCGGCCTACCGCCGCGGGGCGATGCCGACCGTGGACCGCACACCTCGCACCGCGATCTGGGACGCCGCGGAGACGAACATCCCGCAGTCCACCGAGGACTCGCGGGACTGCGCACGCAATATCGTTGCGGTGCTTGAGACTTTGCATCAGGTGTGTGCCGACAACGAGGGCGAACTGGGCCGCATCGACGCGGTCGCCGGCGACGGTGACCACGGCCAGGGCATGACGTTCGGATCCCGCGGTGCGGCGCAGGCGGCGCGCCGCGCGGTGGACCAGAACGCAGGCGCACGCACGACGCTGCTGCTGGCCGGTCAGGCCTGGGCCGACGCGGCAGGCGGAACTTCCGGTGCGCTGTGGGGCGCGGCGCTGACCAGCGCCGGAGGCGTCTTCACCGATACCGACGGTGCGGGCGACCAGACCATTGTCGACGCCATCTGCGCCGGCATCGACGCCGTCCTGCGGCTCGGCGGCGCGCAACCGGGGGACAAGACCATGGTCGACGCGGCCGTGCCTTTCCGCGATGCGCTCCGCGCGTCGTTCGACACGCAGGCCGGTCCCGCGATCGCCAGCGCAGCCAAGGTGGCGCGCGAAGCCGCCGAGAAAACTGCGGACATAGCCGCGCGACTGGGTCGCGCGCGGGTACTCGGGGAGAAGAGCGTCGGCACGCCCGACCCGGGTGCACTGTCGTTCGCGCTGTTGATGAAAGCCCTGGGCGAGCACCTCACCCAGTGA
- a CDS encoding LysR family transcriptional regulator — MPSFIQLRTFLAVVEHGGFSAAGRFMNLSQPAVSRSVASLEKELGMPLLKRTPEGVVLTEVGKLAVDRSRDALRHWDQLESEIALMSGGVAGPLRLASLHFTTRHIIEPQVEIFVGRYPHVDVRILEGSEPEVRDWLDQGAAEAGVVTLPARGLTAAFLTAQPMLAVVPACHPLATLNQITYAQLSREPFVGTTGGCARVFMAVARDNGVEFDIAYEAHDMATAIEIVRAGLAVSILPAAAFLDCPSDVAVRPLVPKTIRHLAIAISASAGPVARAFLDQIAELNADSSVDMPLRDHVPNWSQVC; from the coding sequence ATGCCATCGTTCATTCAACTCAGGACTTTTCTCGCTGTGGTCGAGCACGGCGGTTTCTCCGCCGCGGGCAGGTTCATGAACTTGTCCCAACCAGCGGTCAGCCGTTCAGTGGCGAGCCTTGAAAAGGAGTTGGGGATGCCGTTGCTCAAGCGGACCCCGGAAGGTGTGGTTCTCACCGAAGTCGGAAAACTGGCAGTGGATCGCTCCCGCGACGCTCTGCGGCACTGGGATCAACTTGAGTCCGAGATCGCGCTGATGAGCGGCGGAGTGGCGGGACCGCTGCGGTTGGCGAGCCTGCATTTCACAACCCGGCATATCATCGAGCCGCAAGTCGAAATCTTCGTCGGGCGCTATCCGCACGTCGATGTCCGAATCCTGGAGGGAAGCGAACCGGAGGTACGCGACTGGCTTGACCAGGGTGCCGCTGAGGCCGGTGTGGTGACCTTGCCCGCACGTGGACTGACTGCCGCATTCCTCACTGCCCAACCGATGTTGGCAGTGGTTCCCGCCTGCCATCCCTTGGCCACGCTCAATCAGATCACCTATGCACAGCTGTCGAGAGAGCCGTTCGTCGGGACGACGGGCGGATGCGCGAGAGTATTCATGGCCGTCGCCCGCGACAACGGGGTTGAGTTCGACATCGCGTATGAGGCCCACGACATGGCGACGGCCATCGAGATCGTGCGGGCCGGACTCGCAGTGAGCATTCTGCCCGCGGCCGCATTTCTCGATTGTCCCAGCGATGTTGCAGTTCGACCGCTCGTACCCAAGACAATTCGTCACCTAGCCATCGCCATCAGCGCCAGTGCTGGGCCGGTCGCGCGCGCGTTCCTCGACCAGATCGCTGAGCTCAATGCCGACTCATCCGTCGATATGCCGCTACGTGACCATGTCCCCAACTGGTCGCAGGTGTGCTGA
- a CDS encoding helix-turn-helix domain-containing protein gives MTPAQVGIEPSYGALRRVPGLRRDELALLIGVSTTYYTRLEQGEAHQVSDAILSSLADKLSLSPDERAHLYRLARNLPPARASGHEDEVRPPILELISSNHNPVVLVGRRTDILAGNALGLALWQLDAGEVAAIGSADPPNQARRMFLQPAMRTLFADWRQQAVELTAYLRLASAERPDDLDLHRLIAELTTASEEFAAIWHDRPVQDCLHTPRRYRHPLVGELTLNEEILRLPDDPGQRLIISVAEPGSADADKLELLGALSSS, from the coding sequence GTGACGCCTGCACAGGTCGGCATTGAACCCTCCTATGGGGCTTTGCGGCGCGTACCGGGGCTTCGTCGGGATGAGTTGGCGCTCCTCATCGGCGTCAGCACGACGTACTACACGCGCCTGGAACAAGGCGAAGCACACCAGGTCTCGGATGCCATCCTGTCGTCGCTGGCCGACAAATTGTCGCTGTCCCCCGATGAACGCGCGCACCTGTATCGGCTGGCCCGCAATCTTCCACCTGCCAGGGCATCCGGTCACGAGGATGAGGTGCGGCCCCCGATCCTGGAGCTCATCAGCTCCAATCACAACCCGGTGGTGCTGGTAGGCCGCCGAACCGACATCCTGGCCGGCAATGCCCTCGGGTTGGCATTGTGGCAACTCGATGCGGGTGAGGTCGCGGCCATCGGCAGTGCGGATCCGCCCAACCAGGCCCGCCGGATGTTCCTTCAGCCGGCGATGCGGACGCTTTTCGCCGACTGGCGCCAACAGGCCGTGGAGTTGACGGCGTACTTGCGCCTCGCGAGCGCTGAGCGTCCCGACGACTTGGATCTTCACCGGCTCATCGCGGAGCTAACGACGGCCAGCGAAGAGTTCGCCGCGATCTGGCACGACCGCCCCGTACAAGATTGCCTGCACACCCCCCGCCGCTACCGGCACCCGCTCGTCGGTGAGCTGACGCTCAACGAGGAGATTCTGCGGCTGCCCGATGATCCGGGCCAGCGCCTGATCATCAGCGTGGCCGAGCCCGGTTCCGCCGACGCAGACAAGTTGGAGCTGCTTGGGGCATTGAGCAGTTCCTGA
- the lerI gene encoding triose-phosphate isomerase, which produces MTSVRTREPEARALGAAQLWIGTSWKMNKGLAESRRYARELADYVSANAIPGVQPFIIPSFTALAATRDELGDDSPVLLGVQNAHWEDHGAWTGEVSVAQAKDAGAQLVEIGHSERREHFGETLETTRLKVAAALAHGLVPLLCIGESAETKRAGDSSRFILEQAAGALDGLTDEQLRRVLIAYEPIWAIGEHGRPATVEELRKPFADLGREYGGSTLGLLYGGSVNTDNAEELLGIDHVTGLFIGRAAWQLPGYVRILELAAAHPKASA; this is translated from the coding sequence ATGACATCTGTGCGTACGAGGGAGCCTGAGGCGCGGGCGCTCGGCGCCGCGCAGCTGTGGATCGGCACCAGCTGGAAGATGAACAAGGGCCTCGCCGAGTCCCGTCGCTACGCGCGCGAACTCGCCGACTACGTCAGTGCGAACGCGATACCCGGCGTCCAGCCGTTCATCATCCCGTCGTTCACCGCACTCGCCGCCACCCGTGACGAGTTGGGCGACGATTCGCCGGTGCTGCTCGGGGTGCAGAACGCACACTGGGAGGACCACGGAGCCTGGACCGGCGAGGTCTCGGTCGCGCAGGCAAAGGACGCCGGAGCGCAGCTCGTCGAGATCGGTCACTCCGAGCGTCGCGAGCACTTCGGCGAAACCCTCGAGACCACGCGACTCAAGGTGGCCGCGGCGCTCGCGCACGGTCTGGTGCCGCTGCTCTGCATCGGCGAGAGCGCCGAGACCAAACGCGCCGGCGACTCATCCAGATTCATCCTGGAGCAGGCCGCCGGCGCGCTCGACGGTCTCACCGACGAGCAGCTGCGCCGAGTTCTCATTGCGTACGAACCGATCTGGGCGATCGGCGAGCACGGCCGGCCCGCCACCGTCGAGGAATTACGCAAGCCGTTCGCCGACCTGGGACGCGAATATGGCGGCAGCACACTCGGTCTGCTCTACGGCGGGTCGGTGAACACCGACAACGCCGAGGAGCTGCTCGGCATCGACCACGTCACGGGACTGTTCATCGGCCGAGCCGCGTGGCAATTGCCCGGATATGTGCGGATCCTCGAGCTGGCCGCGGCTCATCCCAAGGCGAGCGCCTGA
- a CDS encoding NmrA family NAD(P)-binding protein yields the protein MIVVSAATSRTGSAVAEALLSSGESVRVLGRTLDRLTSYSARGAEAVTVDPEDTDSVRWAFDGAEAAFVMLAPGIIPDSLDFNRYQQRVIDAYRQALADLPELQRVVVLSGWAANYVGARGPVWGLRPLEEAIATVGWVQATHLRPGWFMENALPMVDQIRANGVARGLIPGDLALPAIATADIGTVAADLLTGKRTATNPVLELQGPADVTLYELTEVIGRIVGRTDATYDTVDAETMRNGLLSSGFSAHMAQGVVDMTIDVAERRITMLQTRNAETRTPTTFESFLSAHLQSSRSST from the coding sequence ATGATCGTCGTGTCAGCGGCCACCAGCCGAACCGGCTCTGCCGTCGCCGAGGCGCTCCTCAGCTCCGGTGAAAGCGTCAGAGTGCTCGGCCGCACCCTCGATCGTCTCACGTCCTACAGCGCGCGTGGGGCCGAAGCCGTAACCGTGGACCCGGAGGACACGGACTCCGTCCGTTGGGCATTCGACGGTGCTGAGGCCGCGTTCGTGATGTTGGCGCCCGGAATCATTCCCGACAGCCTTGACTTCAACCGGTACCAACAACGCGTCATCGACGCCTATCGGCAGGCGTTGGCCGATCTGCCAGAACTGCAGCGAGTGGTGGTACTCAGCGGCTGGGCCGCCAATTACGTCGGCGCCCGTGGACCGGTATGGGGCCTGCGTCCACTGGAGGAAGCCATCGCCACCGTCGGTTGGGTGCAAGCCACTCACCTACGACCAGGCTGGTTCATGGAGAACGCGTTACCCATGGTGGATCAGATCCGCGCCAACGGCGTGGCACGAGGACTCATCCCTGGTGATCTCGCGCTGCCTGCCATCGCCACAGCAGACATCGGTACAGTCGCAGCCGATCTCCTGACCGGCAAGCGAACTGCGACAAACCCCGTGTTGGAGTTGCAGGGACCTGCCGACGTCACGCTGTATGAGTTGACGGAGGTAATTGGACGCATTGTCGGGCGCACGGACGCGACCTATGACACCGTCGACGCCGAAACCATGCGTAACGGTCTGCTCAGTTCGGGCTTCTCGGCTCACATGGCGCAGGGCGTCGTGGATATGACGATTGATGTCGCCGAGCGCCGAATCACCATGCTGCAGACCCGCAACGCCGAGACGCGCACCCCAACGACGTTCGAGAGCTTCTTGTCGGCACACCTACAGTCGAGCCGGTCATCGACGTAA
- the derI2 gene encoding D-erythrulose 4-phosphate isomerase DerI2, with product MALKIVIGGDNAGFNYKEALRKDLESDDRVASVEDVGVAGIDDNTSYPNVAVAAAEKIARGEADRALLICGTGLGVAIAANKVKGIRAVTAHDVYSVQRSVLSNNAQVLCMGERVVGLELARALVKEWLGLEFDPQSASAAKVNDICAYEGA from the coding sequence ATGGCGTTGAAGATCGTCATCGGCGGCGACAACGCCGGATTCAACTACAAGGAAGCGCTGCGCAAGGACCTCGAGTCCGACGACCGGGTGGCCTCTGTCGAAGACGTCGGCGTCGCAGGCATCGACGACAACACGTCCTATCCGAATGTCGCAGTGGCGGCCGCCGAGAAGATCGCGCGGGGCGAAGCCGACCGTGCGCTGCTGATCTGCGGTACCGGGCTGGGCGTGGCGATTGCGGCCAACAAGGTCAAGGGCATACGCGCGGTCACCGCACACGATGTGTACTCCGTCCAGCGGTCCGTACTGTCGAACAACGCGCAGGTGTTGTGCATGGGCGAGCGGGTCGTGGGGCTGGAACTGGCGCGTGCGCTGGTGAAGGAATGGCTCGGCCTCGAGTTCGACCCGCAGTCCGCCTCCGCCGCCAAGGTCAATGACATCTGTGCGTACGAGGGAGCCTGA
- a CDS encoding sugar phosphate isomerase/epimerase family protein — MYSAHTWPIAANMLGFGNRAPDGGHIKDAPAGVWAKQLRQVRELGFDHIDPTDAWVPLAALSDSRVEEFRTVLSDEGLAISSISMTRNSVVDVENGEQNLADAHRLIDLAPSFGATIVNTGFMQAITPEQDEQIWFWLVQGHVDDPALRDLAIERVRELGDHARTNGIQLSLEMYEDTYIGTPDDAVAFIRDVDHDAVGLNPDLGNLIRLHRPMPHYTEMYAKVLPYSNFWHIKNYSRDFDPATGAYSSAPLPLKYGYINYRQIIRLALELGYSGPFCCEHYGSDSLGVCAENREYILQVLTSALA, encoded by the coding sequence ATGTACTCTGCTCACACCTGGCCGATCGCGGCGAACATGCTGGGATTCGGCAATCGAGCGCCCGATGGCGGCCACATCAAGGACGCCCCGGCCGGCGTGTGGGCGAAGCAACTGCGACAGGTCCGTGAACTCGGCTTCGACCACATCGACCCCACCGACGCCTGGGTTCCGCTCGCCGCGCTCTCGGACAGTCGCGTCGAGGAGTTCCGCACGGTCCTGAGCGACGAGGGTCTGGCGATCTCGTCGATCTCCATGACGCGCAACTCCGTCGTCGACGTCGAGAACGGCGAGCAGAACCTCGCCGACGCTCACCGCCTCATCGACCTGGCACCGTCGTTCGGGGCCACCATCGTCAACACCGGCTTCATGCAGGCGATCACCCCCGAGCAGGACGAGCAGATCTGGTTCTGGTTGGTGCAGGGGCACGTGGACGATCCGGCGCTGCGCGACCTGGCGATCGAACGCGTCCGGGAGCTCGGTGACCACGCCCGCACCAACGGCATCCAGCTCAGCCTCGAGATGTACGAGGACACCTACATCGGAACGCCGGACGACGCGGTGGCGTTCATCCGCGACGTCGACCACGACGCGGTGGGACTCAACCCCGATCTGGGGAACCTGATCCGGCTGCACCGGCCCATGCCGCACTACACCGAGATGTATGCCAAAGTGCTTCCGTACTCGAACTTCTGGCACATCAAGAACTACTCACGAGACTTCGATCCGGCGACCGGCGCCTACAGCTCCGCGCCGCTGCCGTTGAAGTACGGATACATCAATTACCGCCAGATCATCCGTCTCGCACTGGAACTCGGCTACTCGGGTCCGTTCTGCTGCGAGCACTACGGCTCCGATTCCCTGGGCGTGTGCGCCGAGAACCGGGAGTACATCCTGCAGGTCCTCACCTCCGCACTCGCCTGA
- a CDS encoding GntR family transcriptional regulator — translation MKADPEADLEAGREPEGDPRPVRSTLVDQVYERLMELVLNGTLKAGDPVSIDGTARHLGVSQTPVREALARMESTGLVVRVAMRGYRVPEMPDAKEIADIMDARLLIEPQLAELACAHADPQWLGALEQAIDEQERAPHTADAAAIRQYHRADEQFHRLIAERAGNAALLRAYDALGGHGQRFRLFIGVGVQDSDFAVAEHRELLAAFRRGYGPEVYRIMHAHISGVKERALAEHAEAVHTHSAQNGRHR, via the coding sequence TTGAAAGCAGATCCGGAAGCAGACCTGGAAGCGGGCCGGGAACCCGAGGGAGACCCGAGGCCGGTCCGCAGCACGCTCGTCGACCAGGTCTATGAGCGGCTGATGGAGCTGGTCCTCAACGGAACCCTGAAGGCGGGAGATCCGGTCAGCATTGACGGAACCGCCCGTCACCTGGGCGTTTCACAAACGCCGGTGCGGGAGGCGCTGGCCCGCATGGAGTCGACGGGCCTCGTCGTCCGGGTGGCGATGCGCGGGTACCGCGTGCCGGAGATGCCGGATGCCAAGGAGATCGCCGACATCATGGACGCCCGGTTGCTCATCGAGCCACAACTGGCCGAACTGGCCTGCGCCCACGCGGATCCGCAATGGCTGGGCGCGCTGGAGCAGGCGATCGACGAACAGGAACGCGCGCCGCACACCGCGGACGCCGCGGCGATCAGGCAGTACCACCGCGCCGACGAGCAGTTCCACCGGCTTATCGCCGAACGTGCAGGTAACGCGGCACTTCTGCGCGCCTACGACGCACTGGGCGGGCACGGCCAACGGTTCCGGCTGTTCATCGGTGTAGGCGTGCAGGACTCCGATTTCGCAGTCGCCGAGCACCGGGAACTTCTGGCCGCGTTCCGGCGCGGATACGGGCCCGAGGTGTACCGCATCATGCATGCCCACATCAGCGGCGTGAAGGAACGCGCACTGGCCGAGCATGCCGAGGCCGTCCACACGCACTCGGCGCAGAATGGCCGTCACCGCTGA